Proteins encoded by one window of Hafnia alvei:
- a CDS encoding DEAD/DEAH box helicase, producing MLNITANLAQQRALDMLRRDWKQYNSFMVYSPTGSGKTGLSAFITDGFVSRGMRVLMTCPYTVLVTQTAKRFIQYGLPEDEISYVWRDHPNYDPERKIQIASADTLIRRDFPENIDLLIVDEAHLRRKKMLEVIKYLTAETQVKVIGLSGTPFAPFLGKYYQRLIKPTTIKELMDTGVLCGYEFFAPTKPDLSGVKVTRSDEFGSDYKEDEVAEIMCGADLVGDIVSNWLSHGEDRPTVAFCVNVNHANYVTLQFNKAGVNAEVMTAQTPHDERQMMIHRFEQGATKIIVSVGTLIAGFDSDVRCIIYARPTKSEIRWLQIIGRGLRTAKGKDKCLVFDHSGSVHRLGYPDSIEYDTLPSKNDGMKTAVSERENEKREKLPKECSQCHYMKPAGVYQCPKCGHKPLAGEDVDTDASRGLKQISGKKKVVTKQQKQSWWSQIKFYQRQRAAQGKPVSDGWCAHTFKDKFGTWPNGLQDYPMEITPEVNNYIKWKQIAFAKGREKSKSTEPRQPALSGIEQAANHLSNVRASLAARKAVTP from the coding sequence ATGCTTAACATCACTGCTAACTTAGCGCAGCAGCGTGCGCTGGATATGTTACGACGTGACTGGAAGCAGTACAACTCGTTCATGGTTTACAGCCCAACAGGGAGCGGTAAAACTGGCTTGAGTGCGTTTATCACTGATGGGTTCGTTTCACGTGGTATGCGCGTTCTGATGACCTGCCCCTATACCGTACTGGTTACACAGACGGCAAAGCGTTTTATTCAATATGGCCTGCCAGAGGATGAGATCAGCTATGTATGGCGTGATCACCCCAATTATGACCCTGAACGCAAGATCCAGATTGCTTCCGCTGACACGTTAATCCGTCGTGACTTTCCAGAAAATATTGATCTGCTCATTGTTGATGAGGCTCATCTTCGCCGCAAAAAGATGCTTGAGGTAATTAAGTATTTGACGGCTGAAACTCAGGTCAAAGTTATCGGCTTGTCTGGCACCCCCTTTGCGCCGTTCCTTGGCAAGTATTACCAGCGACTCATCAAGCCAACCACGATTAAAGAGCTGATGGATACGGGCGTGTTGTGTGGCTACGAGTTTTTTGCGCCAACAAAGCCTGATTTATCAGGTGTAAAGGTTACTCGTTCAGATGAGTTCGGTAGCGACTACAAAGAGGATGAGGTTGCAGAGATTATGTGTGGCGCTGATCTGGTGGGCGATATTGTCAGTAATTGGCTTTCGCATGGCGAAGATCGTCCGACAGTTGCGTTTTGCGTCAATGTTAACCATGCCAACTATGTCACTCTCCAGTTCAACAAGGCGGGGGTAAATGCTGAGGTTATGACAGCCCAAACCCCACATGACGAACGCCAAATGATGATCCACCGATTTGAGCAGGGTGCGACAAAAATCATTGTCAGCGTTGGTACCTTGATTGCGGGGTTCGACAGTGATGTTCGTTGCATCATTTACGCCCGCCCGACGAAATCCGAGATCCGCTGGTTACAAATTATTGGCCGTGGGCTACGTACTGCCAAGGGCAAAGATAAGTGCCTGGTATTCGATCACTCGGGTTCTGTCCATCGGCTAGGTTATCCCGACAGCATTGAGTACGACACACTTCCCTCTAAAAACGATGGGATGAAAACAGCCGTATCGGAACGAGAAAACGAGAAGCGCGAGAAATTACCCAAAGAGTGTTCTCAGTGCCATTACATGAAGCCTGCTGGTGTTTACCAGTGTCCTAAATGCGGACATAAGCCGCTTGCAGGTGAGGATGTTGATACGGATGCGAGCCGTGGACTCAAGCAAATCAGCGGGAAAAAGAAGGTTGTGACTAAGCAGCAGAAGCAAAGCTGGTGGTCGCAAATCAAGTTTTATCAGCGTCAACGCGCTGCACAAGGCAAGCCAGTATCTGACGGCTGGTGTGCTCATACTTTCAAGGACAAGTTCGGAACATGGCCCAACGGCTTACAAGATTACCCAATGGAAATTACCCCAGAGGTCAACAATTACATTAAGTGGAAGCAAATCGCCTTCGCTAAAGGCCGCGAAAAATCCAAAAGTACAGAGCCACGCCAGCCTGCGTTAAGCGGGATTGAGCAAGCGGCAAATCATCTCAGCAACGTTCGTGCGTCTTTGGCAGCACGTAAGGCAGTGACGCCATGA
- a CDS encoding ORF6N domain-containing protein, producing MAKKTELVAVEAKDLKVIEYRGLRIVTTEQMAAGYGTDVTNIKMNYSRNADRFVEGKHFFKVTGKELANLRVSFSYLQISTKTRSLMLWTERGAANHAKMLETDQAWGYHEDLVEFYFTQRNAITAPAAIGRKELALMVIEAEERAEAAALENKTLNATVESLAKHFTKGMTIPAFCKALNGVNVSKMSWWAFQRNWLYNAQRDPEKPPKWRVASYARDKYLTEEETQITPHGADEFTRFTPVLLENGCHRLYRLYMKGELPMKKTWNGEFSHDKAIYTPEAK from the coding sequence ATGGCTAAGAAAACTGAGCTGGTGGCTGTTGAAGCCAAAGACTTGAAAGTTATTGAGTATCGTGGGCTGCGCATAGTGACCACCGAGCAAATGGCCGCGGGATATGGCACTGATGTCACCAATATCAAAATGAACTATTCGCGTAATGCTGATCGCTTCGTAGAGGGGAAACACTTCTTCAAAGTCACCGGCAAAGAATTAGCAAATTTGCGGGTATCTTTTAGTTACCTGCAAATCTCTACTAAAACACGCTCCCTGATGCTGTGGACAGAGCGCGGCGCGGCAAACCACGCGAAGATGCTGGAAACCGATCAGGCGTGGGGATACCACGAGGACTTGGTTGAGTTCTACTTTACCCAGCGTAATGCGATTACAGCGCCAGCGGCGATCGGACGTAAAGAATTAGCGTTAATGGTTATCGAAGCCGAGGAACGAGCCGAAGCAGCCGCACTTGAGAATAAAACCCTCAATGCCACCGTGGAAAGCTTGGCGAAACACTTCACGAAAGGCATGACGATCCCTGCTTTCTGTAAAGCTCTAAACGGCGTCAATGTAAGCAAAATGTCATGGTGGGCTTTTCAACGCAACTGGTTATACAACGCCCAGCGAGATCCTGAAAAGCCCCCGAAGTGGCGTGTTGCTTCTTATGCCCGCGATAAATATCTGACTGAAGAAGAAACGCAGATTACACCGCATGGGGCAGACGAGTTTACCCGATTTACGCCAGTGCTACTGGAGAATGGTTGTCACCGACTTTACCGGTTGTACATGAAAGGTGAACTGCCAATGAAAAAGACATGGAACGGCGAGTTTAGTCACGACAAAGCCATTTACACACCGGAGGCCAAATAA
- a CDS encoding LexA family protein, whose product MVQIDKMREEFAHRLAQACKNAGLDDHGRGIAIARALGVSSKGVSKWFNAESMPRQAKMNELAKFLRVDVMWLQHGSSGLDHNVTNPIPYSRGNLYPVISWVSAGAWADACEPYTIDEIDEWYESDAKVTGSGFWLRVQGDSMTAPSGISIPEGTLVLIDTGREPINGSLVIAKLTDANEATFKKLIFDGGSKYLKGLNPIWPLIPINGNCKIIGVAIETKLRLV is encoded by the coding sequence ATGGTACAGATAGATAAAATGCGTGAAGAGTTTGCCCATCGGCTAGCGCAGGCCTGCAAAAATGCTGGGCTAGATGATCATGGTCGCGGGATTGCTATTGCCCGAGCTTTGGGGGTTTCGTCTAAGGGAGTGAGTAAGTGGTTCAATGCGGAGTCAATGCCACGACAAGCGAAAATGAATGAACTTGCCAAATTCTTGCGAGTTGATGTCATGTGGCTACAACATGGTTCATCAGGACTTGATCATAATGTAACAAACCCAATTCCTTACTCACGTGGAAATTTATATCCAGTTATTAGCTGGGTAAGCGCTGGAGCATGGGCTGATGCATGTGAACCATACACAATTGATGAAATAGATGAATGGTACGAGTCCGACGCGAAAGTAACTGGTTCTGGCTTTTGGCTAAGAGTTCAGGGGGATTCCATGACAGCCCCATCGGGAATTAGCATCCCTGAAGGGACACTTGTGCTGATCGATACAGGTAGAGAACCAATAAATGGAAGTTTGGTTATCGCAAAATTAACTGATGCCAATGAAGCCACATTCAAAAAACTTATCTTCGACGGCGGTAGTAAATATCTCAAGGGGTTGAATCCCATATGGCCTCTTATTCCCATCAACGGAAACTGTAAGATCATTGGTGTAGCCATAGAGACAAAGCTACGCTTAGTTTAA
- a CDS encoding toprim domain-containing protein: protein MKTTDAVIGRWPEVFEHYGLPPVTGKRHFKGKCPACQSKGSFRCDDKDGRGTWVCKCGAGDGWKLLAITQGKDFKTLAAEVDTIIGREYQPDTESKPVESGKKKQREAVSKKYSGLVGLRGTSGETYLRNREINTLPSDAIRFCLEQPFNGQHYQSLFSLATDDKGALCYLHLTLLDGDKKANLGESAKRMLSLQEDSYLEHAGSVAIRMFPPASTLGIAEGIETALSCRQIYGCNVWAVLNTSLMKRFRAPMGVTHLIIFADTDSNGAGHAAAFECGHRNILSNNDVEKVSIRWPESGDFNDMLINGAQVFEWPLGRAA, encoded by the coding sequence ATGAAAACTACTGATGCTGTGATCGGACGCTGGCCAGAGGTGTTCGAGCACTATGGTTTACCTCCTGTAACGGGTAAACGTCACTTCAAAGGGAAATGCCCAGCTTGCCAGTCGAAAGGCAGTTTCCGTTGTGACGATAAAGATGGGCGCGGTACATGGGTGTGTAAATGCGGCGCGGGGGATGGATGGAAGCTGCTTGCCATCACTCAGGGTAAGGATTTCAAAACACTTGCTGCTGAGGTCGATACGATTATAGGGCGGGAGTATCAGCCCGATACCGAATCCAAACCAGTGGAAAGTGGCAAGAAGAAACAGCGTGAAGCGGTTTCCAAAAAATACTCAGGGCTGGTGGGGCTAAGAGGTACGAGCGGTGAAACGTATCTACGTAATCGTGAGATCAATACTCTTCCTTCAGATGCTATCCGTTTCTGCCTCGAGCAGCCATTTAACGGGCAGCACTACCAAAGCTTATTTTCGCTGGCAACGGATGACAAAGGGGCGCTCTGTTATTTGCATCTAACCTTATTGGATGGCGATAAAAAGGCCAATTTGGGTGAGAGCGCCAAACGCATGCTGTCGCTACAAGAGGACAGCTATTTGGAGCACGCCGGTTCAGTTGCGATCCGCATGTTTCCCCCTGCATCCACACTGGGTATTGCTGAGGGTATAGAGACCGCGCTGTCGTGCCGACAAATCTACGGCTGCAATGTATGGGCAGTACTGAACACGTCACTCATGAAGCGATTCAGAGCGCCTATGGGCGTTACACATCTCATTATTTTTGCTGACACAGATTCAAACGGGGCAGGTCACGCCGCCGCTTTTGAGTGTGGGCATCGCAATATTTTATCCAACAACGATGTTGAGAAGGTCAGTATCCGCTGGCCGGAATCGGGTGACTTCAACGATATGCTCATCAATGGTGCACAAGTTTTCGAATGGCCGCTGGGGAGGGCCGCATAA